One part of the Brevundimonas subvibrioides ATCC 15264 genome encodes these proteins:
- the dnaJ gene encoding molecular chaperone DnaJ yields MARDYYEVLSVERTIDAAGLKSAYRKLAMEHHPDRNGGSEESMARFKEISEAYTVLSDDQKRAAYDRFGHAGVNGGGGGGQQGFHDVNDIFSQVFGDAFGDVFGGRRQSNGPRRGSDLRYDLEITLEQAYQGAEVEIAVPTTATCETCEGSGAKPGTKPRTCTTCGGAGRVRQANGFFQVERTCPGCGGSGQNVDPCATCHGHGQVRKTRNLSLKVPAGVDDGSRIRLSGEGDAGTRGGPRGDLYVFLSVTPHDLFERDNLDLLVTVPVPMTVAALGGEIEAPCLVSEACDGQCRAPVSVPAGAQTGKTVRIRGKGMPHLNGRQRGDLVVELFVETPTDLTPRQKELMQELAASFGDSQNPRNSSFAGKAKRFWADILGAEDAKASRENAQ; encoded by the coding sequence ATGGCGCGTGATTATTACGAGGTGCTGTCGGTCGAGCGGACCATCGACGCCGCCGGCCTGAAGTCGGCCTATCGCAAGCTGGCGATGGAGCACCATCCCGACCGGAACGGTGGCTCGGAAGAGTCCATGGCCAGGTTCAAGGAGATCTCCGAGGCCTATACGGTCCTGTCCGACGACCAGAAGCGCGCCGCCTACGACCGGTTCGGCCATGCGGGCGTGAACGGCGGCGGTGGCGGGGGCCAGCAGGGCTTCCACGACGTCAACGACATCTTTTCCCAGGTCTTCGGCGACGCCTTCGGCGACGTCTTCGGCGGGCGCCGCCAGTCGAACGGACCGCGACGCGGCTCGGACCTGCGCTACGACCTCGAGATCACGCTCGAGCAGGCCTATCAGGGGGCCGAGGTCGAGATCGCCGTGCCCACGACCGCCACCTGCGAGACCTGCGAGGGCTCCGGGGCCAAGCCGGGCACCAAGCCCCGGACCTGCACCACCTGCGGCGGTGCGGGCCGCGTGCGACAGGCCAACGGCTTCTTCCAGGTCGAGCGAACCTGCCCGGGCTGCGGCGGATCCGGCCAGAACGTGGACCCTTGCGCCACCTGCCACGGCCACGGACAGGTCCGGAAGACCCGCAATCTTTCGCTGAAGGTGCCGGCCGGCGTCGACGACGGCTCGCGGATCCGCCTGTCGGGCGAGGGCGATGCCGGCACGCGCGGCGGACCGCGCGGTGACCTGTACGTCTTCCTGTCGGTGACGCCCCACGATCTTTTCGAGCGGGACAATCTGGACCTTCTGGTCACCGTGCCCGTCCCGATGACGGTCGCCGCCCTCGGCGGCGAGATCGAGGCCCCCTGCCTGGTGTCCGAGGCCTGCGACGGCCAGTGCCGGGCCCCCGTCTCCGTTCCCGCCGGCGCCCAGACCGGCAAGACGGTCCGGATCCGGGGCAAGGGCATGCCGCACCTCAACGGTCGCCAGCGCGGCGATCTGGTGGTCGAGCTGTTCGTCGAGACCCCGACCGATCTGACCCCGCGTCAGAAGGAATTGATGCAGGAATTGGCCGCCTCGTTCGGCGATAGCCAGAACCCCAGGAACTCGAGCTTCGCCGGCAAGGCCAAGCGCTTCTGGGCCGATATCCTGGGGGCGGAGGACGCCAAGGCGTCTCGCGAGAACGCCCAGTGA
- the dapB gene encoding 4-hydroxy-tetrahydrodipicolinate reductase, whose product MSELFHVGISGARGKMGRAVDTVLDARSDVMVAARFDWGETPDLSRCDVVIDFSTAEASVALATACAAAGGPALVIGSTGFSPEQEAVLAGAADTIAIVRSGNFSLGVNILIGLVEHAALRLDARDWDIEITEAHHRRKVDSPSGTALMLGEAAANGRGHDLTDLRSPPYDGVAEPRETGKIGFSSIRAGGIVGEHTVLFASEDEVLTLSHSAIDRSLFAKGAVAAAAWVRTRRPGLYDMQDVLGFRQA is encoded by the coding sequence TTGAGCGAGCTGTTTCACGTCGGGATCTCGGGTGCGCGCGGCAAGATGGGCCGCGCCGTCGACACGGTGCTGGATGCCCGCAGCGACGTCATGGTCGCGGCGCGGTTCGACTGGGGCGAGACGCCGGACCTGTCGCGGTGCGACGTGGTCATCGACTTTTCCACCGCCGAGGCCTCCGTGGCCCTCGCCACGGCCTGCGCTGCCGCCGGGGGTCCGGCGCTGGTCATCGGATCGACCGGGTTCTCTCCGGAACAGGAGGCGGTCCTGGCCGGCGCGGCGGACACGATCGCCATCGTCCGCAGCGGCAATTTCTCGCTCGGCGTCAACATCCTGATCGGTCTGGTCGAGCATGCGGCCCTGAGGCTCGATGCCCGCGACTGGGACATCGAGATCACCGAGGCCCATCATCGCCGCAAGGTCGACTCGCCGTCCGGCACGGCCCTGATGCTGGGCGAGGCCGCCGCGAACGGCCGCGGTCATGACCTGACCGATCTGCGCAGCCCACCCTATGACGGGGTCGCCGAGCCGCGCGAGACCGGAAAGATCGGCTTCTCCTCGATCCGCGCGGGCGGCATCGTCGGCGAGCACACGGTGCTGTTCGCCTCGGAGGACGAGGTCCTGACGCTCAGCCATTCCGCCATCGACCGGTCCCTGTTCGCCAAGGGCGCGGTCGCCGCCGCCGCCTGGGTGCGGACGCGCCGGCCGGGGCTGTACGACATGCAGGACGTGCTGGGCTTCCGGCAGGCGTAG
- the trmB gene encoding tRNA (guanosine(46)-N7)-methyltransferase TrmB, translating to MPASRPRSEQSVPRSPDAPLRSFGRIKSRAVKPRQAALFDTLMPLIRLPDPSAGPIDVADLMPEATEAWLEIGFGGGEHLAAQAAAHPHALMIGCEPFINGVASALRHVEEGDLKNVRLHDDDARAVVEALPDASLDRVMILFPDPWHKARHNKRRLIQPAFAHELARVLKPGGRLRFVTDWKDYAGWALERFLATPGLTWRADAAADWRDAPADHVVTRYEEKRLGDTDPIFLEFEKA from the coding sequence ATGCCCGCCTCGCGCCCCCGATCTGAACAGTCCGTCCCCCGAAGCCCCGATGCGCCCCTGCGCTCATTCGGGCGCATCAAGTCGCGCGCGGTCAAGCCGCGACAGGCGGCCCTGTTCGACACCCTGATGCCCCTGATCCGCCTGCCCGACCCGTCGGCCGGCCCCATCGACGTGGCCGACCTGATGCCGGAGGCGACCGAGGCCTGGCTCGAGATCGGCTTCGGCGGCGGCGAACACCTGGCCGCCCAGGCGGCGGCGCATCCGCACGCCCTGATGATCGGCTGCGAGCCCTTCATCAACGGGGTGGCCTCCGCCCTGCGTCATGTGGAAGAGGGCGATCTGAAGAACGTCCGCCTGCACGACGACGACGCCCGCGCGGTGGTCGAGGCCCTGCCGGACGCCTCCCTGGACCGGGTCATGATCCTGTTCCCGGACCCGTGGCACAAGGCGCGCCACAACAAGCGCCGCCTGATCCAGCCGGCCTTCGCACATGAATTGGCACGGGTGCTGAAGCCCGGCGGACGCCTTCGGTTCGTCACCGACTGGAAGGACTATGCGGGCTGGGCGCTGGAGCGGTTCCTGGCCACGCCCGGCCTGACGTGGCGGGCCGATGCGGCGGCCGACTGGCGCGACGCCCCCGCCGACCATGTCGTGACCCGCTACGAGGAAAAACGTCTCGGCGACACCGATCCGATCTTCCTGGAATTCGAAAAGGCCTGA
- the metK gene encoding methionine adenosyltransferase yields the protein MSRSSFLFTSESVSEGHPDKVADRISDTVVDLFLSKDPYARVACETLTTTNLVVLAGEIRGNGIMDTAGAWAPGVQDEIEAAVRAAVKDIGYEQAGFHWDKFEFINRLHGQSADIAVGVDAAGNKDEGAGDQGIMFGYASNETPELMPATLQYSHNILKRLAEVRHGGDTRLEPDAKSQVTIQYEDGKPVRATSIVLSTQHAAGLSSEQVAEIVKPHILAVLPEGFTDENTVWHINPTGIFEIGGPDGDAGVTGRKIIVDTYGGAAPHGGGAFSGKDPTKVDRSAAYACRYLAKNVVAAGLADRCTIQISYAIGVAKPQSIHVDLHGTGKGAVTEAVLEDKILGLIGGATPRAIREHLGLNKPIYARTAAYGHFGRTPDADGGFSWEKTDLVDQLKALA from the coding sequence TTGTCCCGTTCTTCCTTCCTGTTCACCTCGGAAAGCGTCTCCGAGGGCCACCCCGACAAGGTCGCAGACCGCATCTCGGACACCGTCGTCGACCTGTTCCTGTCCAAGGACCCCTACGCCCGCGTGGCCTGCGAGACGCTGACCACCACGAACCTCGTGGTGCTGGCCGGGGAAATCCGCGGCAACGGCATCATGGACACGGCGGGCGCGTGGGCCCCGGGCGTCCAGGACGAGATCGAGGCCGCCGTGCGCGCCGCGGTCAAGGACATCGGCTATGAACAGGCCGGCTTCCACTGGGACAAGTTCGAGTTCATCAACCGCCTGCACGGCCAGTCGGCCGACATCGCCGTGGGCGTCGACGCCGCCGGCAACAAGGACGAGGGTGCGGGCGACCAGGGCATCATGTTCGGCTACGCCTCCAACGAGACGCCGGAACTCATGCCGGCCACCCTGCAGTACAGCCACAACATCCTGAAGCGTCTGGCCGAGGTTCGCCATGGCGGCGACACGCGCCTGGAGCCCGACGCCAAGTCGCAGGTCACCATCCAGTACGAGGACGGCAAGCCGGTCCGCGCGACCTCCATCGTCCTGTCGACCCAGCACGCCGCCGGCCTGTCGTCCGAACAGGTCGCCGAGATCGTCAAGCCGCACATCCTGGCCGTCCTGCCGGAAGGCTTCACGGACGAGAACACCGTCTGGCACATCAACCCGACCGGCATCTTCGAGATCGGCGGACCCGACGGCGACGCGGGCGTGACCGGCCGCAAGATCATCGTCGACACCTACGGCGGCGCGGCCCCTCACGGCGGCGGCGCCTTCTCGGGCAAGGACCCGACCAAGGTCGACCGTTCGGCCGCCTATGCCTGCCGCTACCTGGCCAAGAACGTCGTCGCCGCCGGTCTGGCCGACCGCTGCACCATCCAGATCTCCTACGCCATCGGCGTGGCCAAGCCCCAGTCGATCCACGTCGACCTGCACGGCACCGGCAAGGGCGCGGTCACCGAGGCGGTCTTGGAAGACAAGATCCTGGGCCTGATCGGCGGGGCCACGCCGCGCGCGATCCGCGAACACCTGGGCCTGAACAAGCCGATCTACGCCCGCACCGCCGCCTATGGCCACTTCGGCCGCACGCCGGATGCCGACGGCGGCTTCAGCTGGGAAAAGACCGATCTGGTCGATCAGCTGAAGGCCCTGGCCTGA
- a CDS encoding carbonic anhydrase, which produces MRLHIMLAGLLAVSGHAAAQGHAGPQGSAPAAHGPTWSYDGPSGPDYWSRIDAAYATCSTGQQESPIDLAGAISADLGVLDLQWRTLSARVFDTGHAIQVEATPGSNLTMGGRGYALLQFHVHQPSEHLLNGHRYPLEIHFVHTAPDGTLAVVGVFAEPGAANPVLQSVLESVQAAPDAARPTLDMTALLPQGREFFRYEGSLTTPPCSETVDWAILAEPITASDTQIEAFARLHPGNTRPLQPLNRRFLLRSAP; this is translated from the coding sequence ATGCGGCTTCACATCATGCTGGCGGGCTTGCTCGCCGTATCCGGTCATGCCGCGGCGCAGGGGCACGCCGGGCCACAGGGGTCAGCGCCGGCCGCCCATGGCCCGACATGGAGCTACGACGGCCCGAGCGGGCCCGACTACTGGAGCCGTATCGACGCCGCCTATGCCACCTGTTCGACCGGACAGCAGGAAAGCCCGATCGACCTGGCCGGTGCGATCAGCGCAGACCTGGGCGTGCTGGACCTGCAGTGGCGGACCCTTTCGGCCCGCGTTTTCGACACCGGCCACGCCATCCAGGTCGAGGCCACGCCGGGGTCCAACCTGACCATGGGCGGGCGGGGCTATGCGCTGTTGCAGTTTCACGTCCACCAGCCGAGCGAGCATCTGCTGAACGGCCATCGCTATCCGCTGGAGATCCATTTCGTGCACACGGCACCGGACGGGACCCTGGCCGTCGTCGGCGTCTTCGCCGAACCCGGAGCCGCCAATCCGGTTCTGCAGTCCGTCCTCGAATCCGTCCAAGCCGCGCCGGACGCAGCGCGACCCACTCTGGACATGACCGCCCTCCTGCCGCAGGGCCGCGAATTCTTCCGCTACGAGGGCTCCCTCACGACCCCGCCCTGCAGCGAGACCGTCGACTGGGCGATCCTGGCCGAACCGATCACCGCCTCCGACACCCAGATCGAGGCCTTCGCCCGTCTGCATCCCGGTAACACCCGCCCGCTGCAGCCGCTGAACCGGAGGTTCCTGCTGCGGTCTGCCCCCTGA